A single region of the Gossypium arboreum isolate Shixiya-1 chromosome 12, ASM2569848v2, whole genome shotgun sequence genome encodes:
- the LOC128285389 gene encoding uncharacterized protein LOC128285389, which translates to MVAIEYERCVRFEDSLRDVLRRFKKKPRVDGIIRVRTPAAVTTGPQFCVDCGKHHQGKYWKKIGTCLRCRSLEHRVKDFPWRPEQVQAAGFDEEVVVIGERQNYLSNVISALRSEKLVRNGCVAFLAYIGVSNIGNSSVKNIRTVRDFSDVFQEELLGLPPEHELEFGIELLPGTVPVSIAPYRIALKKLVELKTQIQELLDHGFI; encoded by the exons ATGGTGGCAATAGAGTACGAACGgtgtgttcgatttgaggatagCCTCAGAGATGTTTTAaga AGGTTTAAGAAAAAGCCCAGAGTTGATGGAATAATCAGAGTTAGGACCCCTGCTGCTGTTACTACTGGACCACAGTTTTGTGTTGATTGTGGGAAACACCATCAGGGCAAATATTGGAAAAAGATAGGTACATGTCTGAGAtgcagatcattggagcatcgtgtCAAGGATTTTCCATGGAGGCCCGAGCAAGTGCAAGCTGCTGGTTTTG ATGAGGAGGTAGTGGTAATTGGGGAACGGCAGAACTATTTGAGTAATGTAATTTCTGCGCTAAGGTCTGAGAAATTGGTTCGCAATGGTTGTGTGGCGTTCTTGGCATACATCGGTGTTTCAAATATTGGGAACTCTTCAGTAAAAAATATCAGGACTGTTAGAGATTTTTCGGACGTCTTTCAGGAAGAGTTACTGGGGTTACCTCCAGAGCATGAactggagtttgggattgagctccttcctGGTACAGTTCCGGTGTCCATCGCGCCATATAGAATTGCACTGAAgaagcttgtggagcttaagacCCAGATTCAAGAACTATTGGACCATGGGTTTATCTga